From the Streptomyces sp. Tu 2975 genome, one window contains:
- a CDS encoding dihydrofolate reductase family protein yields the protein MRKVVSGLFISLDGVAQAPNEWQFAFDEEMGAALANTLETADTILLGRVTFTEWAGYWPTVTSGEDAGFAKWINESPKYVFSSTLDGVDDWANSTLVKGDLVAAVTELKSGEGKDLTVAGSPTLVRSLLEQDLLDELVLLIHPVVAGEGRKKLFADDAAMKKLELVSAEPTSSGVIIATYRPVR from the coding sequence ATGCGCAAGGTCGTCTCGGGTCTGTTCATCTCGCTCGACGGTGTCGCACAGGCCCCGAACGAGTGGCAGTTCGCGTTCGACGAGGAGATGGGCGCCGCCCTGGCGAACACGCTGGAGACGGCCGACACGATCCTGCTGGGCCGGGTGACGTTCACCGAATGGGCCGGGTACTGGCCCACCGTGACCAGCGGCGAGGACGCCGGCTTCGCCAAGTGGATCAACGAATCGCCGAAGTACGTGTTCTCCTCGACACTGGACGGCGTCGACGACTGGGCGAACAGCACGCTGGTCAAGGGTGATCTCGTGGCCGCGGTCACCGAGCTCAAGTCGGGCGAGGGCAAGGACCTCACCGTCGCCGGCAGCCCGACACTGGTTCGTTCGCTGCTGGAGCAGGACCTGCTGGACGAGCTGGTGCTGCTGATCCACCCGGTGGTGGCCGGCGAGGGGCGCAAGAAGCTGTTCGCCGACGACGCCGCGATGAAGAAGCTGGAGCTGGTGAGCGCCGAGCCGACCAGCAGCGGCGTGATCATCGCGACCTACCGCCCGGTGCGCTGA
- a CDS encoding thioredoxin domain-containing protein, giving the protein MANRLAQATSPYLLQHADNPVDWWQWEPAAFEEARRRNVPVFLSVGYSSCHWCHVLAHESFEDAQTAAYMNEHFVNIKVDREERPDVDAVYMEAVQAATGQGGWPMSVWMTADGEPFYFGTYFPPEPRHGMPSFRQVLEGVSDAWTGRRDEVGEVAQRIASDLAARSLVVGGDGVPGEEELAQALLGLTRDYDERHGGFGGAPKFPPSMVLEFLLRHHARTGAEGALEMAAHTGEAMARGGIYDQLGGGFARYSVDREWVVPHFEKMLYDNALLCRAYAHLWRATGSDLAKRVALETADFMVRELRTAEGGFASALDADSDTSDGGHAEGAFYVWMPAQLREVLGDEDGARAAELFAVTEEGTFEEGASVLQLPVGEPDGDLRARLLAAREERPRPGRDDKIVAAWNGLAVAALAETGAYFGRPDLVERATEAADLLVRLHMDFEAGGVRLHRTSKDGRAGDNAGVLEDYADVAEGFLALAAVGGEGAWLEFAGFLLDMVIDRFRGDGGQLYDTAHDAEPLIRRPQDPTDNAAPSGWSAAAGALLTYAAHTGSEAHRTAAEEALGVVKALGPRAPRFVGWGLAVAEALRDGPREVAVVGPQGDAATRELHLTALMGTAPGAAVAVGEPGSDEFPLLRDRPLVNGSSAAYVCRGFVCDSPTTNATELARKLTD; this is encoded by the coding sequence ATGGCGAACCGACTTGCGCAGGCCACGTCCCCCTATCTCCTCCAGCACGCCGACAATCCCGTCGACTGGTGGCAGTGGGAGCCCGCAGCCTTCGAAGAGGCACGGCGGCGCAACGTGCCCGTGTTCCTGAGCGTGGGATACAGCTCCTGCCACTGGTGCCATGTGCTCGCGCACGAGAGCTTCGAGGACGCGCAGACCGCCGCTTACATGAACGAGCACTTCGTCAACATCAAGGTCGACCGCGAGGAGCGGCCGGATGTCGACGCCGTGTACATGGAGGCCGTGCAGGCCGCGACCGGGCAGGGCGGCTGGCCGATGTCCGTGTGGATGACGGCCGACGGGGAGCCGTTCTACTTCGGGACCTACTTCCCGCCCGAGCCCCGCCACGGCATGCCGTCCTTCCGGCAGGTGCTGGAGGGCGTCAGCGACGCCTGGACCGGCCGCCGTGACGAGGTCGGCGAGGTCGCGCAGCGGATCGCCTCCGACCTGGCCGCGCGATCGCTGGTGGTCGGTGGCGACGGGGTGCCCGGCGAGGAGGAACTGGCACAGGCGCTGCTCGGACTGACCCGGGACTACGACGAGCGGCACGGCGGCTTCGGCGGCGCGCCGAAGTTCCCGCCGTCGATGGTGCTGGAGTTTCTGCTGCGGCACCATGCCCGCACGGGTGCGGAAGGGGCACTGGAGATGGCCGCCCACACCGGCGAGGCGATGGCCCGCGGCGGCATCTACGACCAGCTCGGCGGCGGCTTCGCGCGCTACTCGGTGGACCGGGAGTGGGTCGTGCCCCACTTCGAGAAGATGCTGTACGACAACGCCCTGCTGTGCCGGGCGTACGCCCACCTGTGGCGTGCCACCGGCAGTGATCTGGCCAAGCGGGTGGCGCTCGAGACCGCCGACTTCATGGTGCGTGAACTGCGCACCGCCGAGGGCGGGTTCGCCTCCGCGCTGGACGCGGACAGCGACACGTCGGACGGCGGTCACGCCGAGGGCGCGTTCTACGTGTGGATGCCCGCGCAGCTGCGCGAGGTGCTCGGCGACGAGGACGGGGCACGGGCGGCGGAGCTCTTCGCGGTGACCGAGGAAGGCACCTTCGAGGAGGGTGCGTCGGTGCTTCAGCTGCCCGTCGGCGAACCGGACGGGGACCTGCGCGCCCGGCTGCTCGCGGCCCGCGAGGAGCGTCCACGTCCCGGCCGCGACGACAAGATCGTGGCCGCCTGGAACGGTCTCGCCGTCGCCGCCCTCGCCGAGACCGGTGCGTATTTCGGCCGGCCGGACCTCGTCGAGCGGGCGACGGAGGCCGCCGACCTGCTGGTGAGGCTGCACATGGACTTCGAGGCCGGTGGTGTGCGCCTGCACCGGACGTCCAAGGACGGGCGGGCCGGGGACAACGCCGGAGTGCTGGAGGACTACGCGGACGTCGCCGAGGGCTTCCTCGCGCTGGCGGCGGTCGGCGGCGAAGGGGCGTGGCTGGAATTCGCCGGGTTCCTGCTGGACATGGTGATCGACAGGTTCCGGGGGGACGGCGGCCAGCTGTACGACACCGCCCACGACGCGGAGCCCCTGATCCGCCGCCCGCAGGACCCCACGGACAACGCCGCCCCCTCTGGCTGGTCGGCGGCGGCCGGCGCGCTGCTGACCTACGCCGCGCACACCGGCTCGGAGGCCCACCGCACCGCGGCGGAGGAGGCCCTGGGCGTCGTGAAGGCGCTCGGGCCGCGTGCCCCGCGGTTCGTCGGCTGGGGTCTCGCCGTCGCGGAGGCGCTGCGCGACGGGCCGCGCGAGGTGGCGGTCGTCGGCCCGCAGGGCGACGCAGCGACGCGGGAGCTGCATCTGACGGCACTGATGGGTACGGCGCCGGGTGCGGCGGTCGCGGTGGGGGAGCCCGGCAGCGACGAGTTCCCGTTGCTGCGGGACCGTCCTTTGGTGAACGGCAGTTCGGCCGCGTACGTCTGCCGCGGCTTCGTGTGCGATTCACCGACCACAAACGCAACAGAACTTGCCCGGAAACTCACCGACTGA
- a CDS encoding helix-turn-helix domain-containing protein, which produces MSLVIESRTSELPYIERVWRSRSDDVTRMMSVATSHWELVFWEHQGRTQAAVLGPEPRASQAPVPDDAVFFGISFALGTSMPHIPMSSLVGGNAEIPDVTRRSLWLKGSAWHVPDYDNAEAFVLRMVREGIVDQDPIVPAVLGGARPDVSDRTLQRRFVAATGLTQGAVRQIQRARQAAVLVQEGVPVQDVVHRLGYFDQPHLARSLSRYIGRTATRLSVPDGAEPLSLLYKT; this is translated from the coding sequence ATGAGTCTGGTGATCGAGAGCCGGACGTCGGAGCTGCCCTACATCGAGCGGGTGTGGCGCAGCCGGAGCGACGACGTCACCCGGATGATGTCGGTCGCGACGTCCCACTGGGAGCTGGTGTTCTGGGAGCACCAGGGGCGGACGCAGGCCGCCGTGCTGGGCCCGGAGCCGAGGGCGTCCCAGGCGCCGGTGCCGGACGACGCCGTCTTCTTCGGGATCAGTTTCGCGCTGGGTACCTCGATGCCGCACATCCCGATGAGCAGTCTGGTGGGCGGCAACGCGGAGATCCCCGACGTGACGCGGCGTTCGCTGTGGCTGAAGGGTTCGGCCTGGCACGTGCCGGACTACGACAACGCGGAGGCGTTCGTCCTTCGAATGGTGCGGGAGGGGATCGTGGACCAGGACCCGATCGTGCCCGCTGTGCTCGGCGGCGCCCGCCCGGACGTCTCCGACCGCACCCTGCAGCGGCGTTTCGTCGCGGCGACCGGTCTGACGCAGGGCGCCGTCCGGCAGATCCAGCGCGCACGGCAGGCGGCGGTACTGGTCCAGGAGGGGGTGCCGGTCCAGGACGTCGTCCACCGGCTCGGTTACTTCGACCAGCCGCACCTGGCACGGTCCTTGAGCCGCTACATCGGCCGGACCGCCACTCGGCTGAGCGTCCCGGACGGCGCGGAGCCGCTGTCGCTTCTGTACAAGACCTGA
- a CDS encoding Uma2 family endonuclease: protein MGAEMIAPGWMHDQVTADQYDSWSEEQCSGIEIVDGMIVVSPSASKRHNRLARILANALDAAAGPEWNADTDFDVRLQDVPLSNRRSDVTVYRADAIDITPTRPEHVLLVVEVVSPGSETTDRVVKTDQYARAGIPFYWRVEQAATGVPLVYTYVLDPAARVYRDGDVFTGVVKAVAPFAVEVDLDAL from the coding sequence ATGGGCGCGGAGATGATCGCCCCCGGGTGGATGCATGACCAGGTGACCGCCGACCAGTACGACTCCTGGAGCGAGGAGCAGTGCTCGGGCATCGAGATCGTGGACGGGATGATCGTCGTGAGCCCCAGCGCGTCCAAACGCCACAATCGGTTGGCGCGAATCCTTGCGAACGCCCTCGACGCGGCGGCCGGCCCCGAGTGGAACGCCGACACCGACTTCGACGTACGCCTCCAGGACGTGCCGCTCTCGAACCGCAGATCCGACGTGACCGTCTACCGGGCGGACGCCATCGACATCACGCCCACCCGGCCGGAACACGTGCTGCTGGTCGTCGAAGTCGTGTCGCCGGGTTCGGAGACGACGGACCGTGTCGTGAAGACCGACCAGTACGCCAGGGCCGGCATTCCGTTCTACTGGCGTGTGGAGCAGGCGGCGACGGGCGTCCCTCTCGTCTACACGTACGTCCTGGATCCGGCAGCCCGCGTCTACCGGGACGGGGACGTGTTCACCGGCGTGGTGAAGGCCGTGGCGCCCTTCGCCGTCGAGGTCGACCTCGACGCGCTCTGA